The Aphanothece sacrum FPU1 genome window below encodes:
- a CDS encoding cytochrome P450 encodes MKTIPTPTTSPSWQRFQWIFDPVSYLENNQAKYPDMFIASGIGFGDRVIMTSNPQAIQEVLTNDRKLFNAPSGFNSILRHVVGNSSTMLIEGDLHRKRRQLVMPSFHGERLKAYGDRIIGITHEVMTQLPIDQQFLARNVMQSISLQIIIETVFGITQGERYQQIKQLFGELTELFESPLTSSFLFFSFLQQDWGKWSPWGKFLHRRQQIDKLIYAEIGDRHANRDPNRTDILALLMSSRDEEGNPLTDEELRDELMGLLLAGHETTATAMSWALYWLHCTPEVKNKLCEELASLGESPDAMDIARLPYLTAVCNETLRICPVAMLTFPRVAQEPVEIIGYPIKPGDIVMGCMYLTHQREDLYPNHHEFRPERFLERQYSPYEFIPFGGGVRRCLGEALAQFEMKLVLATIMTNYQLKLGDTRPEKLQRRGVTLAPARGVKMIKEKRLSLIHQKDTVQVS; translated from the coding sequence ATGAAAACAATTCCAACTCCCACAACTTCCCCATCTTGGCAACGTTTTCAATGGATTTTTGATCCCGTTAGTTATTTAGAAAATAACCAAGCTAAATATCCTGATATGTTTATTGCTAGTGGGATCGGATTTGGCGATCGCGTGATCATGACAAGCAATCCTCAAGCAATACAAGAAGTTTTAACCAACGATCGCAAACTATTTAACGCACCTAGCGGATTTAATAGCATTTTACGGCACGTTGTCGGAAATTCTTCTACTATGTTAATAGAGGGCGATCTGCACCGAAAACGCCGTCAATTAGTGATGCCATCCTTTCATGGGGAACGTCTCAAAGCATACGGAGACAGAATCATCGGTATTACCCATGAAGTCATGACTCAACTGCCGATAGATCAGCAGTTTCTTGCTCGAAATGTCATGCAAAGTATCTCTCTACAAATCATTATAGAGACAGTATTCGGCATTACTCAAGGGGAACGCTATCAACAAATTAAACAGCTATTTGGGGAGTTAACTGAATTATTTGAGTCTCCTTTGACTTCTTCCTTTCTCTTTTTCTCCTTTTTGCAACAAGACTGGGGAAAATGGAGTCCTTGGGGTAAATTTTTGCATCGAAGACAACAAATAGACAAATTAATCTATGCAGAAATTGGCGATCGCCATGCTAATCGAGATCCCAACCGCACCGATATTTTAGCCTTATTGATGTCATCAAGAGATGAAGAAGGCAACCCCTTAACTGACGAAGAATTACGAGATGAACTGATGGGGTTATTGTTAGCAGGTCATGAAACCACAGCAACGGCTATGTCTTGGGCGTTGTATTGGCTTCATTGTACCCCAGAAGTCAAAAATAAACTATGTGAAGAATTAGCCAGTCTTGGGGAGTCTCCTGATGCAATGGATATCGCACGTCTTCCTTATCTAACGGCGGTATGTAACGAAACATTAAGAATTTGCCCCGTAGCAATGTTAACCTTTCCGAGAGTGGCTCAAGAACCTGTAGAAATTATAGGATATCCTATTAAACCAGGGGACATTGTAATGGGTTGTATGTATCTGACTCATCAACGAGAAGATCTTTATCCTAACCATCATGAATTTCGTCCAGAAAGATTTTTAGAGAGACAATATTCTCCTTATGAATTTATTCCCTTTGGTGGTGGAGTAAGACGTTGTTTAGGAGAAGCTTTAGCACAATTTGAGATGAAATTAGTGTTAGCTACTATTATGACTAATTATCAACTGAAATTAGGAGATACAAGACCAGAAAAATTACAACGACGAGGGGTAACTTTAGCCCCCGCAAGAGGAGTTAAAATGATTAAAGAAAAGAGACTTTCTCTGATTCACCAAAAGGATACAGTTCAAGTAAGTTAG
- the vapB gene encoding type II toxin-antitoxin system VapB family antitoxin, with translation MVVKNEIIANLDKLPEALQIEILHYSEYLISRYLQQNQEQKSTKRGCLGILKGKIVMSDDFDEPLEEMKE, from the coding sequence ATGGTAGTAAAAAATGAGATTATAGCAAACTTAGATAAACTTCCTGAAGCGTTGCAAATAGAAATTCTTCATTACTCAGAATACCTAATTAGCCGTTATTTGCAACAAAATCAAGAACAAAAATCGACCAAAAGAGGATGTTTAGGTATTTTAAAAGGTAAAATTGTGATGTCAGATGATTTTGATGAACCCTTAGAAGAAATGAAAGAATAA